In one Mycobacteroides chelonae genomic region, the following are encoded:
- a CDS encoding enoyl-CoA hydratase, whose product MTEPEFVSVRTAPEYPGIGTIALSRPPTNALTRQMYRELALAAAEANAREDIRVVIVYGGHEIFCTGDDLDELSELTAEEMSRSAGDRQAALTAVAELAKPTVAAITGYALGSGLELALAADWRIAGDNAKVGSPEILAGMIPGGGGTVRLARVVGLSRAKEMVFSGRLVGAKEALRMGLLDQMVAPDDVYTEAAAWARRFVDGPPLALAAAKQAIDHGFDSPLAGGLDRERELFCQVFATQDRVDGVAAQLEIGPGTARFRGA is encoded by the coding sequence GTGACCGAACCCGAGTTCGTGTCGGTGCGCACCGCGCCCGAATACCCCGGCATCGGCACCATCGCACTGTCGCGTCCGCCCACCAATGCCCTTACCCGCCAGATGTACCGCGAACTGGCGCTGGCTGCGGCCGAGGCGAACGCGCGCGAGGACATCCGGGTCGTCATTGTCTACGGCGGGCACGAAATCTTTTGCACTGGAGATGATTTGGATGAACTATCGGAGTTGACCGCCGAGGAGATGTCGCGCAGCGCCGGTGACCGGCAGGCCGCGCTGACCGCGGTGGCGGAGCTGGCCAAACCGACAGTCGCCGCCATCACCGGGTACGCCTTGGGTAGCGGCCTGGAGCTGGCACTGGCAGCCGACTGGCGGATCGCCGGGGACAACGCCAAGGTCGGTTCGCCCGAGATCCTGGCGGGCATGATCCCGGGTGGCGGCGGCACGGTGCGGTTGGCGCGCGTTGTGGGGCTGAGCCGGGCCAAGGAAATGGTGTTCAGTGGCCGCCTGGTTGGCGCCAAGGAGGCCCTGCGGATGGGGCTCCTGGACCAGATGGTGGCACCCGACGACGTCTACACCGAGGCGGCAGCGTGGGCCCGGCGCTTTGTCGACGGGCCGCCCTTGGCACTCGCCGCCGCCAAACAGGCCATCGACCACGGCTTCGACAGTCCGTTGGCCGGGGGACTGGACAGGGAACGCGAGCTGTTTTGCCAGGTGTTCGCGACGCAGGACCGCGTGGACGGGGTGGCTGCTCAGCTGGAGATCGGCCCAGGGACGGCCCGGTTCAGGGGAGCCTAA
- a CDS encoding PLP-dependent aminotransferase family protein, with amino-acid sequence MSDRVVVADTLARHLGQWRTAGSAGPAYGALADAIRLLVIDGRLPLGARIPSERALASALHVSRTTVTAAYAELRESGYLRGRQGARSTTALPGPDRSPSATTGLATPMIDLQNAATAAPAAAVLDAYQVALTKLPTHLRGIGHELVGIPELRPRIAEHFSRRGLPTTEDQIMVTCGAQQAIALLLGAFVEPGDRVLVEQPTYHGALDAITQRGGRPVPVPMHTHERESGWDMTGMETTIRQAAPNLAYLVLDNHNPTGLTMPLAQRKMLGDIISQTRTRTVVDESLVGAWHEASTPAPMASLVARPDLVVTIGSMSKSFWGGMRVGWVRADRTTVARLAAVRSAMDTGTPILEQLAAAELLEHADEVEAVQRATLRARRALVLAELRRRLPDWELQEAEGGLCIWARLPAPMSTALAAAAARLGVRIAAGPRFGVGGSLERFVRVPFTQHDDELIRGVELLAQAWHTVTGALPLSDSAMVG; translated from the coding sequence ATGTCCGATCGTGTGGTCGTTGCAGACACCCTGGCCCGTCACCTCGGCCAATGGCGCACGGCGGGGTCTGCCGGACCCGCCTACGGAGCGTTGGCGGATGCGATCCGGCTTCTCGTGATCGACGGACGTCTGCCCCTGGGGGCCCGCATCCCCAGCGAACGAGCATTGGCAAGTGCCCTGCACGTCAGCCGCACCACCGTCACCGCCGCGTACGCAGAACTGCGCGAGAGCGGATATCTGCGCGGCCGCCAGGGCGCGCGCAGCACTACCGCCCTGCCCGGACCCGACCGATCACCCTCGGCCACAACGGGATTGGCAACCCCGATGATCGACCTGCAAAACGCCGCGACCGCAGCGCCGGCGGCCGCGGTACTGGACGCCTACCAGGTGGCCCTGACCAAGCTGCCGACCCATCTTCGGGGGATCGGCCATGAGCTGGTGGGCATTCCAGAACTGCGCCCTCGTATCGCCGAGCACTTCTCACGACGCGGGCTGCCTACTACCGAGGATCAGATCATGGTGACCTGCGGCGCCCAGCAGGCCATCGCCTTGCTCCTCGGCGCCTTCGTGGAGCCCGGCGACCGGGTCCTGGTGGAGCAGCCGACGTACCACGGCGCACTCGATGCGATAACCCAGCGTGGCGGGCGCCCGGTTCCGGTACCGATGCACACCCACGAGCGCGAATCCGGCTGGGATATGACCGGCATGGAGACCACCATCCGCCAAGCGGCCCCCAACCTGGCCTACCTGGTGCTGGACAACCACAATCCCACCGGCCTCACGATGCCGCTTGCGCAGCGAAAGATGTTGGGGGACATAATATCCCAGACTCGAACCCGCACCGTTGTCGATGAGTCACTTGTCGGTGCCTGGCACGAGGCCTCGACCCCCGCGCCGATGGCTTCGCTGGTGGCCCGGCCCGATCTGGTGGTCACCATCGGGTCGATGTCGAAGTCGTTCTGGGGCGGGATGCGCGTCGGCTGGGTCCGTGCCGACCGCACTACGGTCGCCCGGCTCGCGGCAGTGCGCTCCGCCATGGACACGGGCACGCCGATCCTGGAGCAGTTGGCCGCCGCCGAGCTTCTGGAACACGCGGACGAGGTGGAGGCCGTGCAGCGGGCGACCCTGCGCGCACGGCGCGCCCTGGTATTGGCCGAGCTGCGTCGTCGGCTCCCCGATTGGGAGCTACAGGAAGCCGAAGGCGGACTGTGCATCTGGGCCCGGTTGCCCGCCCCGATGAGTACCGCGCTCGCCGCCGCGGCCGCGCGCCTCGGGGTCCGTATCGCCGCCGGCCCTCGGTTCGGTGTCGGCGGCTCGCTGGAACGATTCGTGCGAGTGCCCTTCACCCAGCATGACGATGAGTTGATACGCGGTGTCGAGCTGCTGGCCCAGGCCTGGCACACCGTGACCGGTGCACTGCCGCTTTCCGACTCGGCGATGGTGGGCTGA
- a CDS encoding helix-turn-helix transcriptional regulator, whose protein sequence is MTNDLDPDPYLDTVHHIGLANHRLIAQLDAEACRIQQRAAHGEDRSWVWDDLKAWRRRVDAFQSQLRRDTTALGRLIDANRRIQGSDIPDDSRTSKLDSSAESNRNALYPFKDSRAQEEFVARLNRVFAVLHTPGRGPYSNSEFLVFMRTGGTVVSAPYLSQLRNGQRGRPSLQALESIAHAFRIDVRYFTDSGYADELDADLTTLELAQNPVVSELTSKLLDLPEAVRNQLFADAESLDRHSQAATS, encoded by the coding sequence ATGACAAACGATCTTGATCCGGATCCCTACCTGGACACGGTGCACCACATCGGGCTTGCTAACCATCGACTGATCGCACAGCTCGATGCCGAGGCATGTCGCATTCAGCAACGTGCAGCTCATGGCGAGGATCGATCATGGGTATGGGATGACCTCAAGGCATGGCGTCGCCGAGTGGACGCCTTCCAGTCTCAGCTGCGTCGCGATACGACGGCTCTAGGCCGCCTGATCGATGCCAACCGGCGAATTCAAGGATCGGATATTCCGGACGATAGTCGCACATCAAAACTCGATTCGTCGGCTGAGAGCAACCGCAATGCCCTCTATCCGTTCAAGGACTCCCGAGCGCAAGAGGAATTCGTCGCCAGACTTAACCGGGTGTTCGCGGTGCTGCATACACCGGGCCGCGGCCCCTACTCCAACAGCGAATTCCTTGTGTTCATGCGTACCGGCGGCACCGTGGTCTCGGCGCCTTATCTGTCACAGCTGCGCAATGGGCAGCGAGGACGCCCTTCCCTGCAAGCACTGGAGAGCATCGCGCACGCTTTCCGCATCGATGTCCGTTACTTCACAGATAGTGGCTACGCAGACGAGCTGGATGCCGATCTGACCACCCTTGAACTCGCCCAGAACCCAGTGGTGTCCGAGTTGACATCCAAACTGCTCGACCTCCCGGAAGCGGTTCGCAATCAGTTGTTTGCCGATGCCGAGTCACTCGACCGGCACAGTCAGGCCGCCACATCCTGA
- a CDS encoding iron-siderophore ABC transporter substrate-binding protein — protein MFTTPRGKFNRVQTVRFWGAAVISAALAAATVAGCTEKPTNETASTVVTSTTRIAGAGVLGNERKPDESCAKDPAALDPAAPREVRHAQGETEVPQDPKRIVVLDGGAIDTLCALGLQDRIVGVGLADRATSPPSYLGTTVHDLPSIGPMASPDLAKIGAAKPDLILSSNGEQNSYLDLSAIAPTVIVSGHDLAEHVRLVGKATRRTAETDKLWSDFVDAAKKVGRENDTAHFQASIVQFTDQTVRVYGANNFPASVLATAGLDRPATQRFSDTPFIEIDTDDFSAAEGDIVYVSFTSPSAKDRAARIFSTKPWMALGATRDHRVFAVNNEIWQTGDGIVAARGILDDLQFVNRPIN, from the coding sequence GTGTTCACGACCCCGCGCGGTAAGTTCAACCGGGTGCAGACAGTGAGGTTCTGGGGCGCTGCCGTGATATCGGCGGCACTGGCGGCGGCGACGGTGGCCGGCTGTACCGAGAAACCCACCAACGAGACCGCGAGCACCGTGGTCACCAGTACGACGAGGATTGCCGGCGCGGGCGTGTTGGGTAATGAGCGCAAGCCCGACGAGTCCTGCGCCAAGGATCCGGCGGCCCTCGACCCCGCCGCGCCACGCGAAGTGAGGCACGCACAGGGCGAGACCGAGGTACCCCAAGACCCCAAGCGGATCGTGGTCCTTGACGGCGGCGCCATCGACACCCTGTGTGCGCTCGGGCTGCAGGATCGCATCGTCGGGGTCGGGCTGGCTGACCGCGCGACCTCTCCCCCGTCATACCTGGGCACGACGGTCCACGACCTGCCGTCGATCGGCCCGATGGCATCTCCGGATCTAGCCAAGATCGGCGCCGCCAAGCCGGATCTCATCCTGAGCTCCAATGGGGAGCAGAATTCCTACCTCGACCTGAGCGCCATCGCTCCCACCGTGATCGTGTCGGGACACGATCTGGCCGAGCACGTCCGGCTGGTAGGTAAGGCGACCCGCCGGACCGCGGAGACCGACAAACTGTGGTCGGATTTCGTCGACGCCGCCAAGAAGGTGGGCCGCGAGAACGACACCGCACACTTCCAGGCCTCGATCGTCCAGTTCACCGATCAGACGGTGCGGGTATACGGGGCCAACAACTTCCCGGCATCGGTGCTCGCCACCGCGGGATTGGATCGTCCTGCCACCCAACGGTTTAGCGATACCCCCTTCATCGAGATCGACACCGACGACTTCTCGGCCGCCGAGGGCGACATCGTCTACGTCTCGTTCACCAGCCCGTCGGCCAAGGATCGCGCCGCCCGGATTTTCAGCACCAAGCCCTGGATGGCGCTCGGCGCCACCCGCGACCACCGGGTGTTCGCGGTCAACAACGAGATCTGGCAGACCGGGGACGGAATTGTCGCGGCGCGCGGGATTCTCGATGACTTGCAGTTCGTCAACCGACCCATCAACTAG
- a CDS encoding nitroreductase/quinone reductase family protein, whose product MSDKGFPENRWGNPDSALSRVAAKFAATKPGSWTIRKLTPLDRAVMERTGSRYTVLGPLGLSTLLLTTTGRKSGQPRVSPLLYLHDGDRIALVGSNFGQEKHPAWTTNLLADPRAKVTLAGQTFDVIATLVQGPERDDYYRRFEAMLEVYSAYKGRTGREIRVFTLERTP is encoded by the coding sequence ATGAGCGATAAGGGTTTTCCTGAGAATCGCTGGGGCAATCCGGACAGTGCTCTGTCGCGGGTCGCGGCCAAGTTCGCCGCCACCAAACCGGGTTCGTGGACCATCCGGAAACTGACGCCACTGGACCGGGCCGTTATGGAGCGCACCGGTAGCAGATACACCGTGCTGGGCCCGCTGGGCTTGTCGACGCTGCTGCTGACCACGACGGGTCGCAAGTCTGGCCAGCCTCGGGTCTCTCCGCTGCTTTATCTGCATGATGGTGACCGAATCGCGCTGGTGGGCAGTAATTTCGGCCAGGAGAAGCACCCCGCTTGGACCACGAACCTGCTCGCCGACCCGCGGGCCAAGGTGACACTGGCCGGCCAGACCTTCGACGTGATCGCGACCCTTGTCCAGGGCCCCGAGCGCGACGACTACTACCGGCGCTTCGAGGCGATGCTCGAGGTGTACTCCGCGTACAAGGGCCGCACCGGACGCGAGATCAGGGTTTTCACCCTTGAGCGCACCCCGTAA
- the serB gene encoding phosphoserine phosphatase SerB, which yields MSDRVTVLITVTGADKPGVTSVLMGVLSRHGVELLNVEQVVIRGKLTLGVLVKAQGRSEAVEALQDELEEAMHTLGFDVDVEFGGDSSVIKDPSTHTIVVLGRPVTARAFGAVARGLAGLGINIDLIRGIADYPVTGLELRVTVPQAQLTDVDLHTAMAQVAADEPVDIAVEHSSLDRRAKRLIVFDVDSTLVQGEVIEMLADRAGAREQVAAITEAAMRGELDFAESLHQRVATLAGLPESVLDDVADELVLTPGARTTIRTLRRLGYSCGVVSGGFRQVIEPLAHELALDFVAANVLEIVDGKLTGRVIGEVVDRPGKAKALRQFAYEAGVPLAQTVAVGDGANDIDMLSAAGLGVAFNAKPALRKVADASVSQPYLDVVLFILGITRAEIEAADAVDGGVRRVDIPDD from the coding sequence GTGAGTGACCGCGTCACGGTTCTGATCACCGTCACCGGGGCCGATAAACCCGGCGTCACCTCGGTGCTGATGGGGGTGCTGTCCCGCCACGGTGTCGAGCTGCTGAATGTCGAACAGGTTGTCATTCGCGGCAAGCTCACGCTCGGTGTCCTCGTCAAGGCACAGGGTCGCAGCGAAGCTGTTGAGGCGCTGCAGGACGAGCTCGAAGAGGCCATGCATACCCTCGGATTCGATGTCGACGTCGAATTCGGTGGGGACAGTTCGGTGATCAAAGATCCGTCGACGCACACCATCGTGGTGCTCGGGAGGCCGGTCACGGCGCGCGCTTTCGGCGCGGTCGCCCGCGGGCTGGCCGGTCTCGGCATCAACATCGACCTCATCCGGGGTATCGCCGACTACCCGGTGACCGGCCTGGAACTGCGCGTCACCGTCCCGCAAGCTCAGCTGACCGATGTCGACCTGCACACCGCGATGGCCCAGGTGGCCGCCGACGAGCCGGTGGATATCGCCGTCGAGCACAGCAGTCTGGACCGGCGGGCCAAGCGGCTCATCGTTTTTGACGTGGATTCGACCCTTGTCCAGGGTGAGGTCATCGAGATGCTGGCCGATCGGGCCGGCGCGCGCGAGCAGGTCGCCGCGATCACCGAGGCCGCCATGCGTGGGGAACTCGACTTCGCCGAGTCGCTGCACCAGCGGGTCGCCACACTCGCCGGGCTTCCCGAGTCGGTACTCGACGATGTCGCCGACGAATTGGTGCTCACGCCGGGCGCGCGTACCACCATCCGGACTCTGCGTCGGCTGGGCTACTCCTGCGGCGTGGTGTCGGGTGGATTCCGTCAGGTGATCGAGCCGCTGGCGCATGAACTGGCCCTGGACTTTGTGGCGGCCAATGTCTTGGAGATCGTCGACGGCAAGCTCACCGGCCGGGTGATCGGGGAGGTGGTTGACCGCCCCGGCAAGGCCAAGGCATTGCGCCAATTCGCCTATGAGGCAGGTGTTCCGCTGGCGCAAACGGTGGCCGTCGGAGACGGTGCGAACGATATCGACATGCTTTCGGCGGCCGGGCTCGGCGTGGCCTTCAATGCCAAACCCGCGCTGCGGAAGGTGGCCGACGCGTCGGTGAGCCAGCCGTATCTGGATGTGGTGCTCTTCATCCTCGGTATCACCCGCGCCGAGATCGAGGCGGCCGATGCCGTCGACGGTGGCGTGCGTCGCGTCGATATCCCGGACGACTAG
- a CDS encoding YciI family protein, translating into MYHVLQLTYTQPLDVVDAVRPAHLEWLDGEIAAGNLLISGRNEAGTGGVLVTGDISAQDAEALIAADPYTTAGVAEYTRIGFNAGRKAEIIP; encoded by the coding sequence ATGTACCACGTACTGCAGCTGACCTATACCCAACCGCTCGATGTCGTGGACGCTGTCCGCCCCGCACACCTGGAGTGGCTCGATGGCGAGATCGCGGCAGGCAACCTGCTGATCAGTGGCCGCAACGAGGCCGGCACCGGGGGCGTGCTGGTCACCGGCGATATCAGCGCGCAGGACGCCGAGGCCTTGATCGCCGCCGACCCCTACACCACGGCCGGGGTCGCCGAATACACCCGAATCGGGTTCAACGCGGGCCGCAAGGCGGAGATAATCCCATGA
- a CDS encoding ABC transporter ATP-binding protein, whose amino-acid sequence MRHDGPVAEIDPDLLLDFRDVLLRRNRKVLVGPVTWSVELDERWVVLGPNGAGKTSLLRIAAAMEHPSSGEAVILGERLGRVDVSELKARIGLSSAALAQRIPDDEVVRDLVVSAGYAVLGRWREEYEEIDTARAIDMLETLGAEHLAERTYGTLSEGERKRVLIARALMTDPELLLLDEPAAGLDLGGREELVARLGELAADPDAPAMVLVTHHVEEIPPGFSHALLLSEGGIVAHGLLADVMTSENLSRAFGQSIVVEMIDGRYFARRARPRAAHSRRQ is encoded by the coding sequence ATGCGGCACGATGGCCCCGTGGCCGAAATTGATCCGGACCTTCTGCTCGATTTCCGCGATGTGCTGCTGCGCCGCAATCGCAAGGTGTTGGTAGGCCCGGTTACCTGGTCGGTGGAGCTTGACGAACGGTGGGTGGTTCTCGGCCCCAACGGTGCCGGGAAGACATCGTTGCTGCGGATCGCGGCGGCCATGGAGCACCCGTCATCGGGGGAGGCCGTGATCCTCGGCGAGCGGTTGGGCCGTGTCGATGTTTCCGAGCTCAAGGCGCGAATCGGACTGAGCTCGGCCGCGCTTGCGCAGCGGATACCGGATGACGAAGTAGTGCGTGACCTGGTGGTATCGGCCGGCTATGCGGTGCTGGGGCGCTGGCGCGAGGAGTACGAGGAGATCGATACGGCGCGCGCCATCGACATGCTCGAGACGCTGGGCGCCGAGCATCTGGCAGAACGCACGTACGGCACGCTCTCCGAGGGAGAGCGCAAGAGGGTGCTCATCGCGCGTGCGCTCATGACCGATCCCGAATTGCTACTCCTCGACGAGCCGGCGGCCGGGCTGGACCTGGGTGGGCGTGAGGAACTTGTGGCCCGGCTGGGTGAGCTCGCGGCCGATCCGGATGCGCCCGCGATGGTTTTGGTGACTCACCACGTGGAGGAGATCCCACCGGGTTTCAGTCACGCGTTGTTGCTGTCCGAGGGAGGGATTGTCGCTCACGGTCTGTTGGCGGATGTGATGACCAGTGAGAATTTGTCCCGCGCGTTTGGGCAGTCGATCGTGGTTGAGATGATCGATGGGCGTTACTTCGCGCGACGCGCCCGGCCCCGCGCCGCACATTCCAGGAGGCAGTAG
- a CDS encoding YczE/YyaS/YitT family protein — translation MTGKWIGWSARGTALLVGLYLYGVSMALMVRAGLGLDPWDVFHQGLSLRTGMSIGLASAVTGVVVLLAWIPLRNKPGVGTIANIVVIAVAVDSTLAWLSAPSAMAVRVAFLVGGVLLNAIATVLYVGAGLGPGPRDGLTTGLVHRTGRSVRLIRTTIEVIVVGTGWLLGGNVGVGTVLYALGIGPLIQVVLRLLPRRLLAASGWGVVLSTQRENAACAAPSKSPQDVAA, via the coding sequence GTGACCGGGAAATGGATTGGATGGAGTGCGCGCGGTACCGCGCTGTTGGTGGGTCTGTACCTGTACGGGGTCTCGATGGCACTGATGGTGCGGGCGGGCCTCGGGCTGGACCCGTGGGACGTGTTCCATCAGGGGCTCTCCCTTCGGACCGGAATGAGCATTGGGCTGGCCTCGGCGGTGACCGGTGTCGTGGTGCTTCTCGCGTGGATTCCGTTGCGTAACAAGCCTGGTGTCGGGACGATCGCCAATATTGTTGTCATCGCCGTCGCCGTCGATTCCACATTGGCCTGGTTGTCCGCGCCCTCGGCGATGGCTGTGCGGGTGGCGTTCCTGGTCGGCGGCGTACTGCTGAACGCGATTGCCACGGTGCTTTATGTCGGCGCTGGGCTGGGCCCGGGGCCTCGTGATGGACTGACAACTGGACTGGTTCATCGCACCGGTCGGTCAGTACGGCTGATCAGAACCACCATCGAGGTCATTGTGGTGGGGACGGGCTGGCTGCTCGGCGGCAACGTCGGGGTGGGGACCGTGCTCTACGCGCTAGGTATTGGCCCCCTCATTCAGGTGGTGTTGCGGCTGCTGCCACGGCGGCTGCTGGCCGCCAGCGGCTGGGGCGTGGTGTTGAGCACGCAGCGTGAGAACGCCGCGTGCGCGGCGCCGTCGAAATCACCTCAGGATGTGGCGGCCTGA
- a CDS encoding NUDIX hydrolase, which produces MTSTPNDPAPPKPAATVVLIRDGAVGVEAFLMRRDNAMAFAGGMTVFPGGGVDSRDLRADVPWVGPDVAWWAEQFGVTPELASALVCAAARETFEECGVLFAGTSDTSIVEDAAVYHQARKDLSDKSLSFAEFLQREGLLLRADLLRPWANWITPEAEPRRYDTFFFVAALPSGQDADGDNTEAVASGWQTPGAAISAFTERRSFLLPPTWSQLDAVSSSGATVADVLASVREIAPIMPILTEQDGRWLVQFADVDRYEAARQGAVEIPEVTGTELT; this is translated from the coding sequence GTGACATCTACCCCCAACGATCCAGCGCCGCCGAAGCCGGCGGCGACCGTCGTACTCATACGTGACGGCGCCGTCGGTGTCGAGGCCTTTCTGATGCGTCGCGATAACGCCATGGCCTTCGCCGGGGGAATGACGGTCTTCCCGGGCGGCGGGGTGGACTCGCGGGATCTGCGTGCGGATGTGCCGTGGGTAGGCCCGGATGTCGCGTGGTGGGCCGAACAATTCGGCGTGACACCCGAGCTGGCATCGGCACTGGTGTGCGCGGCCGCGCGCGAGACCTTCGAGGAATGCGGTGTGTTGTTCGCGGGCACCTCGGATACCTCGATCGTCGAGGACGCGGCGGTCTATCACCAGGCGCGCAAGGATCTGTCGGACAAGTCCCTGTCCTTTGCGGAGTTCCTGCAGCGCGAGGGCTTGCTTTTGCGGGCAGACTTGCTGCGGCCGTGGGCCAACTGGATCACTCCGGAGGCAGAACCGCGTCGCTATGACACCTTCTTCTTCGTCGCGGCATTGCCCTCGGGACAGGATGCCGACGGCGACAACACCGAGGCGGTCGCCTCGGGATGGCAGACCCCCGGCGCCGCGATCTCGGCCTTTACCGAACGGCGCAGTTTCTTGCTTCCGCCGACCTGGTCCCAGCTCGACGCCGTGTCCTCGTCCGGTGCGACGGTCGCGGACGTGCTGGCTTCCGTGCGGGAGATCGCGCCGATCATGCCGATCTTGACCGAGCAGGACGGCCGATGGCTCGTCCAATTCGCCGATGTGGACCGCTACGAGGCGGCCCGGCAGGGCGCCGTGGAGATCCCCGAGGTGACCGGGACGGAGCTGACGTGA
- the ctaD gene encoding cytochrome c oxidase subunit I: protein MTAEAPPIGGLQASRPFPPRTGARGTLIYRLITTTDHKLIGIMYLVACFAFFLIGGLMALFMRAELAVPGLQFLSNEQFNQLFTMHGTVMLLFYATPIVFGFANVVLPLQIGAPDVAFPRLNAFSFWLFLFGAMIGIAGFITPGGAADFGWTAYTPLTDAIHSPGAGADLWIMGLAVGGLGTILGAVNMITTVVCMRAPGMTMFRMPIFTWNILVTSVLVLLAFPLLTAALFGLAADRHLGAHVFDPANGGVLLWQHLFWFFGHPEVYIIALPFFGIVSEIFPVFSRKPIFGYTTLIYATLGIAALSIAVWAHHMYATGAVLLPFFSFMTFLIAVPTGIKFFNWIGTMWKGQLTFETPMIFSVGFLVTFLFGGLTGVLLAMPPVDFHVTDSYFVIAHFHYVLFGTIVFATYAGIYFWFPKMTGRLLDERLGKFHFWLTFIGFHSTFLVQHWLGNQGMPRRYADYLPTDGFTFLNSFSTVGAFILGASTLPFLWNVFKSYRYGEVVTVDDPWGYGNSLEWATSCPPPRHNFSELPRIRSERPAFELHYPHMSERMRAEAHVGGGHK, encoded by the coding sequence GTGACCGCCGAAGCACCCCCCATTGGTGGATTGCAGGCCAGCCGCCCGTTCCCGCCCCGCACGGGCGCGCGGGGCACTCTGATCTATCGCTTGATCACGACCACCGATCACAAGCTGATCGGCATCATGTACCTGGTCGCGTGCTTCGCGTTCTTCCTCATCGGCGGCTTGATGGCGCTGTTCATGCGCGCCGAGCTGGCCGTGCCGGGTCTGCAGTTCCTGTCCAACGAGCAGTTCAACCAGCTGTTCACCATGCACGGCACCGTGATGCTGCTGTTCTACGCGACGCCCATCGTGTTCGGCTTCGCGAACGTGGTGCTGCCGTTGCAGATCGGCGCCCCCGACGTCGCCTTCCCGCGGTTGAACGCCTTCTCCTTCTGGCTGTTCCTGTTCGGCGCCATGATCGGTATCGCCGGCTTCATCACCCCCGGCGGCGCCGCCGACTTCGGCTGGACCGCCTACACCCCGTTGACCGACGCCATCCACTCGCCGGGTGCCGGTGCTGACCTGTGGATCATGGGTCTGGCCGTCGGTGGTCTGGGCACCATCCTCGGTGCGGTCAACATGATCACCACGGTCGTGTGTATGCGCGCCCCCGGCATGACCATGTTCCGGATGCCGATCTTCACCTGGAACATCCTGGTGACCAGCGTGCTGGTGCTGCTGGCCTTCCCGCTGCTGACCGCGGCGCTGTTCGGTCTGGCGGCCGACCGGCACCTCGGCGCACACGTCTTCGATCCCGCCAACGGCGGTGTCCTGCTGTGGCAGCACCTGTTCTGGTTCTTCGGACACCCCGAGGTGTACATCATCGCGCTGCCGTTCTTCGGCATCGTCTCGGAGATCTTCCCGGTGTTCAGCCGTAAGCCGATCTTCGGTTACACCACGCTGATCTACGCGACGCTCGGTATCGCGGCGCTGTCCATCGCGGTGTGGGCGCACCACATGTATGCCACCGGCGCCGTGCTGCTGCCGTTCTTCTCCTTCATGACGTTCCTGATCGCCGTCCCGACGGGTATCAAGTTCTTCAACTGGATCGGCACCATGTGGAAGGGCCAGCTGACCTTCGAAACCCCGATGATCTTCTCGGTGGGCTTCCTGGTCACCTTCCTCTTCGGTGGTCTGACCGGCGTACTGCTGGCCATGCCCCCTGTCGACTTTCACGTCACCGACTCGTACTTCGTGATCGCGCACTTCCACTACGTGCTCTTCGGCACCATCGTGTTCGCGACGTACGCCGGTATCTACTTCTGGTTCCCGAAGATGACCGGCCGCCTGCTCGACGAGCGCCTCGGCAAGTTCCACTTCTGGCTGACCTTCATCGGATTCCACTCCACGTTCCTGGTGCAGCACTGGCTGGGTAACCAGGGCATGCCGCGTCGTTACGCCGACTACCTGCCCACCGACGGCTTCACCTTCCTGAACTCGTTCTCGACGGTCGGTGCTTTCATCCTGGGTGCCTCGACCCTGCCGTTCCTGTGGAACGTGTTCAAGAGCTACCGGTACGGCGAGGTTGTCACGGTCGACGACCCGTGGGGCTACGGCAACTCCCTGGAGTGGGCCACCAGCTGCCCGCCGCCGCGGCACAACTTCTCCGAGCTGCCCCGAATCCGTTCGGAGCGCCCGGCATTCGAGCTGCACTACCCGCACATGTCCGAGCGCATGCGCGCTGAGGCACATGTGGGTGGCGGCCATAAATAA